The Novipirellula galeiformis nucleotide sequence CTCGATACAAAAGAAGAACTGCTGATCAAACGCGTTCCTGCCGCCAACCAAAACGGTGTAAAATGAAGACTTCCGGTTTGACGACAACGCTGATGGCTGCGGGTGATGGAAAACTCGCAACTTCAAAGCGTGTCAGCGAGAGATGACTGCTGTTTTAATATTTCAATCGAGGATCATGCATGACAACATCGTTTTATTCTAGCTGCTTCGGACTCGTGTTCGCCGCCCTCACGTTGCTCTCAACCTCCGCAACGGGCAACGATCATGTCGCCCTTCGCGGTGACTTTCAAAACGCGCGGATTCAGTTCACAAAAGCGAAAGCGGGAACGGTTGCGTTCATCGGGGGCTCGATCACCGAGATGGATGGCTATCGGCCGATGGTTTGTGACATTTTGAAAGAACGTTTCCCGGAAACGGAATTCAACTTCATTGACGCCGGGATCGCATCGACCTGCTCGACCACGGGCGCGTTTCGGCTCGATACCGATGTGCTTCAGCGCGGGGACGTCGATCTATTGTTCATCGAGTTCGCTGTGAACGATGACCAAGACGCACATCACTCGGCCGCCGATTGCATTCGTGGAATGGAAGGGATCGTTCGTCACGCTCGAACCCACAACCCGAATATCGACATTGTGATCACGTTCTTTGTCAACGAATCGATGCTAGAAACGTTGCAGCAAGGCAAAACGCCGTTGACGATCCAGTCGCACACGAAGGTTGCCGAGCACTACAAAATCCCAACGATCGGGTTGGCCAATGAAGTGGCCGATCGAATTACCGCCTCAGAGTTGACGTGGCAGCGTTACGGGGGCGTCCACCCGGCGCCGTTTGGCAATGCGATTGCCGCTTCGATGATCGACGAATTGATGTCTCAGGCCTGGGCGTCGCCGTTGGCCTCCGACGCCGCAATCCGCCCGCACACGATTCCCGCGATGCCGCTCGATCCACACAGCTATGCTGGCGGACGCTTCATTGATCCGGCCACCGCAAAGGTCAAACAGGGATGGACATTGGCCGTGCCCGACTGGGCGTCGTTGCCTGGCAGCAAGCGAGAGCGGTTCAGCAACCTTCCAATGTTGTCCGCTGACCAACCCGGTGACACCGTTTCACTGAATTTCGAGGGCACGGCGGTCGGCGCCTACGTGGTTGCCGGCCCTGATGCCGGAATCATCGAAGCACAGGTCGACGGAGAGACATGGCAAACGATCGATCTGTACCACCAATACAGCAAAGGACTGCACTACCCTCGCACGGTGATGTTCGCTGCCGATTTGGAACCAGGAAAACATACCGTAACCCTAAGGATCTCTGGCGACACGCACAGCCTCGGTCACGCCGCTCGGATTATCCAGTTCGTGGCGAATTGAATCGAGGGCTAAGTGCGTCGCGGTGAGATTGCGATGCACTGGATCCTCACGGGTTTTCCTTCATTACCCGAAGCTTTAGTGAGGGACCAGGCTTTAGCGAGGAACCGGAGCGAGTCAGAGCCCCAAGGCGAGTCCCTCGCGGACGCTTCGGGTGATGGTCTAGATTCCGCACATCACGCCCACGCCGTCCCGTTTACTTGAGTAGGCCGTTTAGTTGAGCAGGCGTTCAAGTTGTTTCGATTCGCTCCGACGGCCCGCCAATTCTATCGGGATGCAAACGTGGCACGAATCTGCAACGTTCCCGTCAAGCCGTTTAGATCGATGGTGCCGCGGGCGACATCGAACCGCGTGTGTTGACGACCGTTGACCTCGACCTGTTTCAGCATGTGGCCCTCCGGAACACGCAGCCGCAATGAAAGTTGCGGCGGTGGAAGACGCGTGGGAACAACGACCTCGGCCTCGACACGCCCCTCCTCTATTTTCGAAGCGATCGTAAAGGAGAGCGGTCCGAAGCGAGTCGGCGCCCGCTCGACGCGGATCGTCTTGCCATGCTCTAGCCAACCGCGAGGGGTGAAGTGTGCCAATTGGAGTTGCTCTGGATGCCCGGCGGCATCGAAGTGTGTGAATACGAGCATGTCGTGCAGCGTCTTCAGAAACAACGCATTGTTGGTGTTGCTCGGGGGCAAGTAGAGGGCGCGATAGTATTGGCCGGGCACAACACCAAACGAATCCCCTTCGCCCGAGATGAACGTGTTGCGGGTCATGCCGTGGGCGAGTTTACCGTACAAACTAAGCACGATCTGGTCGGCTTCGTCGAGTTCCGCCAACCCATCGAGAATCCCTGCGCCGTAGACGTTGTCCGCCCCGCTCGTGCTGTAGCCTGGCAATCCTCCTTCCCGATGGTCTCCGATCGGAATCGGGTAATAGTTGAAACGAGTCAGCCCGAGCATCCTCGCCCCATGCAACAACATGTAATCCATCGTGCGACGCATCGTTTCGCCGCGAGGGTCAAAGATCCCCGATTTTAATGCTGTACCGATGCTGAGATTCCAGTAGCTGCCCAGCCGCGTTGCGGTAATCGGGTCATAGGGAATTGCCGGCGAATCTTTTAGCACCTTTGGGAAGAACAACGTCCCATCGGGCATGTCGACCTTGGTGGCGTTGAACGTTTTCATGAACGCGGAACGTAGCGACTCGGCTGCTTCCGCGGCGGCACGCGCCTCGTCATCCCACCCCGCGTCGGCGCAGAGGATCGAGATGTCACGCAGTCCCCGCCACCCGATCGCTTGATGGTCCGAATAATATCGTTGGGTGTGGATGTCACCCGCCCGTGTCGGACCGAGCATCCCCTGTGGGTCACTCGCCATGACATCGCGCATCCCTTGGATCCAGCCTTTGATGAGTGGCCGGTTCGTCGCCAACCACTCCACGTCCCCGGTCAATTGGGCACAATCCGCGGTGTAGAACAGCTTATGTGCATATTCAACCATCCGTTCGTTTTCGCCACGGAATTTCTGGGGCAGCAGGACTTGTAGGTTGTCGCGGTATTCGTCGGTGAACCCAAATTCGCCGAGCGTCTTGAGCGCGTCGCCCGATTCCTGGGGATACCAGCTTTCGTAGGCGTTGCCGATGCTGTAGCGCCACGTCATGAACAGGTTCTGGATTAGCAGATTGCGTTGCGCGTCCATGACTCGATCTTCGGGAACCTCGAAGACGGCGCCGCGAGAGAGTTGTTCGTCCCAGAACCGGCACACCGCTTGGCGTTCCGCGTCAAAACGTTCGGCATCCACCTTCAACGTCTGGCACGCCGCGGGCTCGTTCAGCCTAACGAGATACACCGTTTCGGCGCGATGAGGATCTGAAAAGGTGTAGCTCAAATACGGAGCTTCAAACACCGCGCCAGCTTGGAATACCAGTATCGGTGCATCGCCGCTGACGAGGCGATCGCCCGCGACGACAGCATCGGTGAGCGACGTTCGCACACGCAAACGCGACGGGCGGACGTTGTCCGTACCCGCCAGCCGCGTCAATCGCACAAAGCTGACCAGGCTCTCGGTCTCGGGAATCCGCGTGGCAAACGATTCCTGTTCCCAACGTCCTCCGTCGCGGTCCCGATACTCGGTCAACAACACCGGTTGATAACCCTGGTAGAGTTGCGGGCCGCCGAGCCGTTGCAGGTCGCTTCCATAACGTTCATTTCCCTCATGGCCAACAAAAAATGCGGTTCGTCGGCCGCTTTTATGATGCCGCGAAATGATCTCGCTGCCGTCGGCAACGTGCAACGCGCTATCACCGCCCCCAGTGACACTTTCATGTCGACCGAATACGAGGTAATAGATGCCTGAGGTGGTCACGTAGTCGCCAATCCACATCATCGGCCGCAAGTAGTCGACGATGTTGTCGAACGTCGGTCCATCGGGTCGCGCGATCAGCTCTTCGCCCCAAACGTCACGGCTGGCTCGCAATGCTTCGTTGACGGCCGCCTCGTAACGAATATCGGCCTCGCTGCTAACACGCGCGCTTGCGATCGGCGTCTGGCTGGATAATTGATACGGCAAGAAACGGAGCTCGAGCGCCATCGCATGCTCGCTGCGTCCCGCCGCGGTCATCCCCGCCAGCGTTCCGTGCTCAGAGACCGGGACGGACGTCTGACGCTGTACTTGGCCTCGCGTCGTACCAGGCGCCCCCGCACTGACCTTCAACACGTAGGTATGCTTCGACTGCAGAGCAACGGGCGGATCAAATAGGATCTCGCGTTTTCCCACCGTGCCCGCCGACAACGAGGCGGAGGCCACGATAGAACCTTCCACATCGGATTCCCGAATTTGGACGAGCAGTTCATCGTCGTTGGCTTCGGCCATCCAAATCGCAGCCGATTGCAGTCCCGGACCGAGCGCCACAAAGGACTGAGCGGCAAAGTGGTCGTCCGCGACACTTCCAAAGGCTTCTCCATTGCCCGGACGAGAGAGCACTAGGTCGTGCTGTAGACGCCAGTAGTAGTCGTAAATTTCATCCGCCGAAAGGGCTCGATCATAAACGGCCACGTCATCCAGTGACCCGGCCAGAGCGTGGGCGGCGGTTCGGGGTAGATTGCCATAACCGCCCAACACCAACGGCGTGGGGAATGTCGACAGAGTTCCGTCAGCCTTGGCGGCGGTAATCTCGCGACCGTTCAGGAACAAACGGAGCATTTTCCCATCGAAGGTACCCGCGACATGGTGCCATCCGTCGTAGAGATCAATCGGCAGATCACGCGCCGACAAGGATTGTAGCGTCCCATCGATGGTCAGATAGAACGTGAGGGTGTCGGGAATGTCATCGCGGTCCGTCGCGGCGATCGCATACTGGTAATAGGGCGTCGCATGTCGCGTCGCTCCTTTCCCAACCAGAATCTTTTGCGATTCCAACGTCCCCGGTTCCAAGCGAAACCACGACATCAGTGTGAGTTGTTGTTGAGGATTCAATTGCGGTGCATCTTCGCACTCCGCACTCCCTCCACGGCCGTCAAGTGTGAGTGCACCGCCAAATTTACCGCGATGGTCGATGACCGCACCGGGCCGTAACAACAACTGCAGTGCCTCTGGCAAGCCGTCGTCGGTCGCGACTTTGCGGTCATCCGCGGCTGAGGAATCAAACCGCCAACCGCATGACACCTGATCTCCAGGCACCTGATCTCCAGGCAACTGCGTTGGAGCGGCGCTCTCGCCTCGGCAACAAGACGCCAAGACCAGCACCGAGCCGATCGCCCAATAGATCGCCGGGCACATTGTTTGGCGTCGCCGTTGACGTAACTCCATCGACGTCAGTACCGCTGGACTTCGCATCATGATGCCGAACCTTATAACCGTGCCTTGTAAAATAGCGTCTGCGGACCATCATAATGCAATCGGAAACGACCTGCTTCTCCTTCCCAACCACGATCGATTTGCACCGCCACACGAAGCTCCTAGGCGGGAAGGCTCATTCTCAAACGTCAACGCCGCGTTTTGAACGCGGCGTGTTTTTCTTAACCCGAAGCACCAGCGAGGGAATATCACGCTTGGCTCGGTTCCTCGCCGACGCTTCGGCTATGATTTCATGGAAGAACGTCAATGGCGTCACTTCAAAAAATCCGCGGAGTCGCGAAGGGCTCTGCTTCGCATGGTTGTATTAGAGGACTGTCATGTTTCGAACGATTCCAATGTGCATCGCGTGTGCTCTGTTTCTAACCCCGTTGACGAACGCCGCCGGATCGGAACCACAAACAGCTGCTTCCCCCGACGCAAAGCCGCAGTACCAATGGGTCAATGTGACGCAATCGGCCGCCTACGCTCCACGCGATGGCGCCGGCGCATTGGTGTTCAAAGACAAAATGTGGCTGCTGGGTGGATGGAACCCCAGCGACAAGGTGCATTTTCCGATGATTTGCAATAACGAGGTCTGGAGTTCCCGCGACGGTGCAACGTGGTCTTTAGTCAAGCCAAACACGTTTTTGGACAAGCACTTCGATCCGACCCGCGACTGGGAGGGACGACATACGGCCGGTTATGCCGTCTATCAAGACAAGATGTGGATCGTTGGCGGTGATGCCAACCAAGGCCATATTCACAACGACGTGTGGAATTCGACCGATGGAAAGAACTGGAACCTCGTCAACAAGGAACGAGACGTTCCTTGGGGTCCACGGGTCCTGCACTACACGTTTGTCTTCCAAGACAAGATTTGGATTCTGGGTGGTCAAACCATGCCAGGCTTTGCCGAGCCCAGAAAGGAGGTGTTCTACCGCGACGCCTGGACCACCACCGATGGCGTCAAGTGGCAACAAGTGACTCCGGAGGAACCCTATTGGTCGCCGCGAGGCATGATTGGCGGCAGCGTGGTCTTCAAAGATCGGATTTGGGTGCTCGGCGGGGGAACCTACGACACGCCAACCACGCCGACACGAAATTTTTACAACGATGTTTGGAGCTCGGCGGACGGAGTTCACTGGAAACAGCACACCGCGGCCGCACCGTGGGCGCCTCGCCAATATCACGATGTCGCTGTTTTTGACGACAAAATGTGGGTCATGGAAGGCTACTACAACCAAGACGGCGGAAACAGGAACGACGTCTGGTACTCCGCCGATGGCGTGCATTGGGTTGAAGTCCCCGATACCCCGTGGGCCCCGCGGCATGCGTCGAGCGTGTTCGTTTACGACAATGCACTATGGATGGTCGCGGGCAACAACATGCAGCGTGATGTGTGGAAACTGATTCGCGTCCCCGGCGCCCGCTGACGAACCAGCGAAACGGTACTGCAACACCCGCCCCGCGAAGCAGGGAGGGTCGGATAACGAGCCTTCAACGAGCTATTCGGGGAAGGCCCACCGCGCCATCGCATCGACTCGCCACATTCGAATGCTTTGAAGTTGCGAGTTTTTCATAACGCGACGCATAAGCGAGGGAATATCACACTTGACTCGGTCCCTCGCTAACGCGTCGGATTATAATTTGCTGATAAAAACGGGCCATAACGCAGCTTCAAAACGGACACTTCGCGTTGGGATGGCAATCATCCAAGCCAATATCCATCGCCCGAATCTCACCCTTCGCTGGCGTTTAACCGACTCTGAAAGTCACTCCAAAACGCTTTATCCTGTGCATAACGCAGCGGATCAATCTGAGTCTTGTAGGCCTCTAAGTAGGCAAGGTAGTCCCGTGGCACCGTTCCGTACGAATAGTCGTCCGCCATCATCGGATTGACGAATTCGGGATCGCCCGGTTCATAATGATGCGAGTAAGCCCCCTGGTCATCGAGGTGGAAATTCGCAAACAGCACCGGCAATTTCATTTGCAACTCGTACAGCGATCGCTCTCCCCAGCTCATCCCCGCCGTGGCGGCTTCCCAGGCTTCGGCGACCTTTGCAGGCGTCGTACTGTCTGGGAACCGGAATCCCATCCCCACCCCGGATTGCGTGAATCCGTCGCGATTCATGTCCACTTGAGCCGGTGGGGGAATCAGCAAATTGATCGCTCCCTCGTCGCTCAACGAATCGACATCAATCGGCTCCGCCAACCAGTGCACATTCTGGACGGTCTTCAACTCTGATTCGGAAAGCGAATTTAAAAACGCCTTGGGCTCTGCATACGCTCCGCTTTGATACGCACGCACGGCCAGATCCCCAAACTGCTTGCCCAATTCCAGTGGCTTTTCCGCGGCGCGATAACGCCCTTGGATCTCCAGATCAAACCAACCCGACACACTGTCCTGAATTTCCGCCTCGATCGGTTGCTCAGATTCAAGCGGCGTTGCAGACATATATCCCGCATGCCCGACGCCCGACAGAATTTCGCTGAACACACTTTGCAGCTGATGCTCTTTCTCTAAACGACTCGATTGCAACGCCGAGTTGACGGGTTGAATGCGGGTGACGTCCATCATTTGCTGCTCTCCATGTTGATACCCAAGCTGCTCTCCATGTTGATACCCAATTCGCGCCCGGCCCCCACTATCGACCTGGCCCTATCGCCCCAGCTCGATTGATACGACCACTACAATCCCACCTAGTATCGGAACGATGCTGCACTTGGCTTCAGAAAACCACGCCGCTCGCAGCGGAATGCCCCTCTTCGTGAACACGCACAGATTGGAGAGGCGGGAGAGGCTGGGCGAGCCAGGCAATCGCCGACAAAAATCGCGATGCCGAAGCCGATCGCGCCAGTAGAGCATCGCTGCTGATCGATGGAAGCGAACCACACGCTAAACCGATCGAAACAAACCGATCGAAACGAATCGCGAAGACAGTTATCAGCTTCGATGGCGAATCGCGACACAGAAACGCTGCGTGAAACAACGTTTCACGGCACCTCTATTGACCTTCATCGACGTGGCGGTGTACTAGATCCTCCATGAACCCTTCTGAAGCGATAGCCGTGCGTCGTCCCCAACGCTGGGACAAGCCGATGGACGCGTCGATGAACGACGCCGATGTGGCATGGTTGCGCTCGCGCGACCCCTTTGCGTCGATGAATCCGAAGTCCTTTCCTCGGACCATTCCACTCGAAGGCATCCTGCATAATGATTGTCGCTTGATTCGCTGCGAAGCGGGTGAAGTCTTGGTGCGTGAAGGCGATTACGGCAACAGCGCGTTTCTGATCCTCGCCGGTAGCGTTTCGGTGATGGTCGATTCGCTCTCGCAACAAGAATTGGGACGAACGCCCGCAGAGAAATTGAGTTGGCCCGAAGCGCTACGTCGCTTTATGTTTCGCAGCAACGTTGCCGAATCACGCGACCCTCACCAAGTGGTTCCCTGCCCTACCAATTCAGCGGGCACGATTCGGCAGTTGGACGATCGGCAAGCGATCTTTTTACAAGACTTTGATCTTGTCATGCGTGAACACGAACACGTTTCGCTTGGGCCCGGGGAATTGTTCGGCGAAGTCGCGGCGATGTACCGCTCGCCACGCACGGGAACGGTGATCGCCGAAAACGAAGCCACGCTACTCGAAATACGCTGGCAAGGTTTGCGGATGTTTCGACGCGACAAAGCGTTCGCAGAAAAACTTGAATCGCATTATCGCGAACAATGGCTCGCGATCCATCTGCGAGAGATCCCCTTACTTCGCTATTTGCCCGAAGACAAACTGCAGCGTGTCGCGGACCGCACTCAGTTGGGATCCTACGGGCGGATGGAGTGGGACACCGATTACAAACGTCAGCGGAAACTTCCTTTAGCCGAACAAATCAAATCGGAACCGCTGGTCGCCGAAGAAGGCCATTTGCCGACCGATTTGGTGATCGTACGGAGTGGTTTTGGACGGCTCTCCCAATCTTACGGGGCCTCGCATCGCACCGCGGCCTACCTCGGCAAGGGGCACGTCTTCGGCATCGAGGAATTGGCCTACAACGCCTTGCGGACACCGCAGATGCCGCCCCGAATGCTACAACATTCACTTCGCGCGATCGGCTTTCTCGACACCCTTTCGATTCCCGCCGAAGTGTTTGCCGAAGAGGTGCTGCCGCATATCCGTCGCAGCGAACTCCCTGCCTCGGTTGCAAAATGGGTCACGCAAGCTGAAAAACGTGGCACCGACCGCCGCAACCAGACCCGTTCGCCGAAATCAAAACGGGACGGCGGCCGCGATCTACCGATCGCTACGGGAACGCAGTACCAACAAACCGAATTGATCGAATTCATTGTTCAAAATCGCTTGAACAACGGCCGCGAAGCGATGGTCATTGATTTGCATCGCTGCACTCGCTGTGACGATTGTGTCAAGGCATGCGCCAGTGTGAACGATGGCAATCCTCGTTTCGCTCGCCAAGGATTGATTCACGATCGATTGCAATTTGTTCAAGCCTGTATGCATTGCGAGGACCCGGTTTGCATGATCGGCTGTCCCACCGGATCGATCGCGCGCGACGTTGATACCGGCGTAGTCGAAATCCACGAACCGATCTGCATTGGTTGTGGAACGTGTGCCAATGCGTGTCCGTATCAGAACATTCAAATGGCCAACATCCGGGATCGCGATGGCAAACCCTATCACGACCAAGCGACGGGGAAGCCGATTACGAAGGCGACCAAATGCGATCTCTGCAGCAGCCAACCGAGTGGACCGGCATGTGCCTCGGCGTGCCCGCACGACGCCTTGGTCCGGATTGATTTGACCGAATCAAAGCCGCTCACCCAATGGTTAGAGCGACGGAGTTAGCACGCATGAAACCGATTCATTTCCGAA carries:
- a CDS encoding cyclic nucleotide-binding domain-containing protein, translating into MNPSEAIAVRRPQRWDKPMDASMNDADVAWLRSRDPFASMNPKSFPRTIPLEGILHNDCRLIRCEAGEVLVREGDYGNSAFLILAGSVSVMVDSLSQQELGRTPAEKLSWPEALRRFMFRSNVAESRDPHQVVPCPTNSAGTIRQLDDRQAIFLQDFDLVMREHEHVSLGPGELFGEVAAMYRSPRTGTVIAENEATLLEIRWQGLRMFRRDKAFAEKLESHYREQWLAIHLREIPLLRYLPEDKLQRVADRTQLGSYGRMEWDTDYKRQRKLPLAEQIKSEPLVAEEGHLPTDLVIVRSGFGRLSQSYGASHRTAAYLGKGHVFGIEELAYNALRTPQMPPRMLQHSLRAIGFLDTLSIPAEVFAEEVLPHIRRSELPASVAKWVTQAEKRGTDRRNQTRSPKSKRDGGRDLPIATGTQYQQTELIEFIVQNRLNNGREAMVIDLHRCTRCDDCVKACASVNDGNPRFARQGLIHDRLQFVQACMHCEDPVCMIGCPTGSIARDVDTGVVEIHEPICIGCGTCANACPYQNIQMANIRDRDGKPYHDQATGKPITKATKCDLCSSQPSGPACASACPHDALVRIDLTESKPLTQWLERRS
- a CDS encoding SGNH/GDSL hydrolase family protein, translating into MTTSFYSSCFGLVFAALTLLSTSATGNDHVALRGDFQNARIQFTKAKAGTVAFIGGSITEMDGYRPMVCDILKERFPETEFNFIDAGIASTCSTTGAFRLDTDVLQRGDVDLLFIEFAVNDDQDAHHSAADCIRGMEGIVRHARTHNPNIDIVITFFVNESMLETLQQGKTPLTIQSHTKVAEHYKIPTIGLANEVADRITASELTWQRYGGVHPAPFGNAIAASMIDELMSQAWASPLASDAAIRPHTIPAMPLDPHSYAGGRFIDPATAKVKQGWTLAVPDWASLPGSKRERFSNLPMLSADQPGDTVSLNFEGTAVGAYVVAGPDAGIIEAQVDGETWQTIDLYHQYSKGLHYPRTVMFAADLEPGKHTVTLRISGDTHSLGHAARIIQFVAN
- a CDS encoding LamG domain-containing protein, which translates into the protein MMRSPAVLTSMELRQRRRQTMCPAIYWAIGSVLVLASCCRGESAAPTQLPGDQVPGDQVSCGWRFDSSAADDRKVATDDGLPEALQLLLRPGAVIDHRGKFGGALTLDGRGGSAECEDAPQLNPQQQLTLMSWFRLEPGTLESQKILVGKGATRHATPYYQYAIAATDRDDIPDTLTFYLTIDGTLQSLSARDLPIDLYDGWHHVAGTFDGKMLRLFLNGREITAAKADGTLSTFPTPLVLGGYGNLPRTAAHALAGSLDDVAVYDRALSADEIYDYYWRLQHDLVLSRPGNGEAFGSVADDHFAAQSFVALGPGLQSAAIWMAEANDDELLVQIRESDVEGSIVASASLSAGTVGKREILFDPPVALQSKHTYVLKVSAGAPGTTRGQVQRQTSVPVSEHGTLAGMTAAGRSEHAMALELRFLPYQLSSQTPIASARVSSEADIRYEAAVNEALRASRDVWGEELIARPDGPTFDNIVDYLRPMMWIGDYVTTSGIYYLVFGRHESVTGGGDSALHVADGSEIISRHHKSGRRTAFFVGHEGNERYGSDLQRLGGPQLYQGYQPVLLTEYRDRDGGRWEQESFATRIPETESLVSFVRLTRLAGTDNVRPSRLRVRTSLTDAVVAGDRLVSGDAPILVFQAGAVFEAPYLSYTFSDPHRAETVYLVRLNEPAACQTLKVDAERFDAERQAVCRFWDEQLSRGAVFEVPEDRVMDAQRNLLIQNLFMTWRYSIGNAYESWYPQESGDALKTLGEFGFTDEYRDNLQVLLPQKFRGENERMVEYAHKLFYTADCAQLTGDVEWLATNRPLIKGWIQGMRDVMASDPQGMLGPTRAGDIHTQRYYSDHQAIGWRGLRDISILCADAGWDDEARAAAEAAESLRSAFMKTFNATKVDMPDGTLFFPKVLKDSPAIPYDPITATRLGSYWNLSIGTALKSGIFDPRGETMRRTMDYMLLHGARMLGLTRFNYYPIPIGDHREGGLPGYSTSGADNVYGAGILDGLAELDEADQIVLSLYGKLAHGMTRNTFISGEGDSFGVVPGQYYRALYLPPSNTNNALFLKTLHDMLVFTHFDAAGHPEQLQLAHFTPRGWLEHGKTIRVERAPTRFGPLSFTIASKIEEGRVEAEVVVPTRLPPPQLSLRLRVPEGHMLKQVEVNGRQHTRFDVARGTIDLNGLTGTLQIRATFASR